One Betta splendens chromosome 16, fBetSpl5.4, whole genome shotgun sequence genomic window carries:
- the erfl1 gene encoding ETS domain-containing transcription factor ERF-like produces MDCNCVSDLLLPPVPALWTPGFAFPDWAYKPESSPGSRQIQLWHFILELLQKEEYQGVIAWQGDYGEFVIKDPDEVARLWGIRKCKPHMNYDKLSRALRYYYNKRILHKTKGKRFTYKFNFSKVVLVNYPILDMANSPFFLAQNHFNGGSTAPDCSPEAIQSLFPRLPDSGRGASLFDRGTTAAGPEGDKLRLDTFPFLGSGAPCYSKPPSLLGPYPRNPPFDYPWGFNPYLPGAFSLNNCPKLPPGSLYPSQFYPNPLQSSLSQLPHPFSSLIPPGDAGGERGAAGQTAGTNGTAGGQPRLCLPSYPGSLSMGRTDIGNGAALGERERVEVNPPGSGLGLGLGPVGLGAVTGTGQQSPTERRGGVKQDPESDSDLEITDLSDCSSENENEHEFSIGKESRLASRSQVVLDGKKGGALPPISSLPPPASPHPLKTLMPITPPPPSLPPSLSPSMALHERHRETETLKMIHS; encoded by the exons ATGGACTGTAACTGCGTCAGCGATCTGCTGCTGCCCCCGGTGCCCGCGCTCTGGACGCCAG GGTTCGCCTTCCCCGACTGGGCCTACAAACCGGAGTCGAGCCCCGGGTCCAGACAGATCCAGCTGTGGCACTtcatcctggagctgctgcagaaggaggAGTACCAGGGGGTGATCGCCTGGCAGGGCGACTACGGCGAGTTCGTCATCAAGGACCCGGACGAGGTGGCCCGGCTGTGGGGGATCAGGAAGTGCAAGCCTCACATGAACTATGACAAGCTGAGCAGGGCGCTGAG gtaTTATTACAACAAGCGCATTTTACACAAAACCAAAGGGAAGCGCTTCACCTACAAGTTTAACTTCAGTAAGGTGGTGCTGGTGAACTACCCCATCCTGGACATGGCCAACTCTCCCTTCTTCCTGGCCCAGAATCACTTCAATGGGGGCTCAACCGCACCGGACTGCAGCCCGGAG GCCATACAGTCCCTGTTTCCCCGCTTGCCTGACTCTGGCCGAGGAGCTTCCCTGTTTGATCGAGGGACCACTGCGGCGGGGCCCGAAGGAGACAAGCTGAGGCTGGACACATTTCCTTTCCTCGGTTCAG GCGCCCCGTGCTACTCCAAACCTCCGTCCCTGCTGGGCCCGTACCCTCGCAACCCGCCCTTTGACTACCCCTGGGGCTTCAACCCCTACCTCCCAGGGGCCTTCTCTCTCAATAACTGCCCCAAACTGCCCCCTGGCTCGCTCTACCCCTCCCAGTTCTACCCGAACCCTCTGCAGAGCAGCCTTTCTCAGCTGCCTCACCCCTTCTCCTCTCTGATCCCCCCAGGGGACGCGGGTGGTGAGAGGGGTGCGGCCGGGCAAACTGCAGGGACAAACGGCACGGCGGGTGGCCAGCCTAGACTCTGTCTGCCCTCCTACCCAGGGAGTCTGTCCATGGGTCGCACGGACATTGGCAACGGGGCGGCgctgggggagagggagagggtggaggTCAACCCTCCGGGCTCGGGGCTGGGGCTGGGGCTGGGACCTGTGGGCCTGGGAGCCGTGACTGGGACAGGCCAGCAGAGCCCCAcggagcggaggggaggggtgaAGCAGGACCCCGAGTCCGACTCGGACCTGGAGATCACGGATCTGAGCGACTGCAGCTCGGAGAACGAAAACGAGCACGAGTTCAGCATCGGGAAGGAGTCCCGCCTGGCGAGCCGGTCGCAGGTTGTCCTGGACGGGAAGAAGGGCGGCGCGCTGCCGCCCATCTCCTCTCTGCCGCCGCCCGCGTCCCCGCATCCTCTGAAGACCCTGATGCCCAtcactcctcctcccccctccctgcctccttcACTCTCCCCCTCCATGGCTCTGCATGAAAgacacagggagacagagactCTCAAAATGATACACAGCTAA